DNA sequence from the Antedon mediterranea chromosome 7, ecAntMedi1.1, whole genome shotgun sequence genome:
AGCGAAAATatcgggttttccccaatttgtatcaacaggttgtggcaaaaacagaaagacaaaaATTCAGCAACTATATACAACATCAGGCTAGGactatagctagcgtacgatgttcgtacgttaccgatgtttaccagctaggcctacaaaactaagcctagctagactaggcctaaagACCATCCACGAGAGGACATTCACCGTGAACTAGGTAGCGCATTATTGTATCTCTCTTTTATCATAACCAAATTGTAGAGAATGGGTTTTTATGTTTGAACTTAGTTATAATGTTATTCTTTATATCACTATAGTATAATCAATAGTTACTGACCATGTTATAGTAAACAGGGGCggtcgcaggactattttaaggGGGTTGCCCAAGAGTCCTCAGAGGGCCGTAGATACTGACGGTATTTGCAGCAGGgaatttttgttaaatgacacacCTAGATGGCCAGAAATGGTagtctcgcacgtaaaattcacaATAAATAGAAACGACACTCTATATCGGGCTACAGTAGCAAACAGGTCGTATCAGGCCTGTTTTTGCCGCTGGTAAAACACATGCGATAAATAAtaggaaaacatttttttgcatTCAATGCGAAGGTCAGAGGAGGTCTCCGACGAAGGTTCTTCCGGTAATGTAATAAATTCTAtgaattaaaatcaattaatacaaattaattattattaattaataactaaaacaatttagaaaagaatgtgaagctgctgctatattgagcaaaacgttgaaattgtattattttgaaataaatgtttactaaGTCATTACAATttccaaaattaattttcatttatccactataaactgtACAACCACACTcgagaaaagaaaatatgatcgaaatttgcagaaagaagcaattaAACACTGTTTTTTCAAAGTTCGAACGTCCATAATTATTACGtagggaaatgaagataaataattaTGGTACTATGGAAATACTGATGGGGAATGGGGGAAAATACCATGATTATGGAGAAATCAACTACCCATATGACGGAATTTACCTCGAACACAGTGTATAGTGGCCTTTCGTACCTTCTCATGGACACAAGCAATCCAAGCagtcaacaaacaacaaaaacgCTGACCGCCGCACAGTGGGCCAGAATTGGTTCAAAGTGTGCCAAAAGTCTATACGCATGAATAAATACTGATTACGTTAATTTTTAAAGGATCTAAGGGGTTTTCAGACCCGTAGAATTTAATGGAAGTATTTTTAAATAGGTATGACGTAATACAAATGGtgttttctgattggttgagaCGAATGTCCTTGTAATTCTTAAGTCGATCAATATTACATTCACTATTGGAAGTGTAAGGGTTTCTATTACCCAGAGAATCGTGGAATAAACATTTCCCTCTTCCTTGCTACACCCAATAAATCCAACTGGAACATTTTCTTAATATATTAGACGTCATAAAATACTAACTTTGATACGATGGCTTTAATTCTCATTGCAATATCATGTGTGATTAATTTGCATCCATGATTGAAAcgtacttaaattatttaagatCCACTTAAAGTTCAATGAAACCAtctttttaatgtacagtattatgtcaTTACAAATACTGTTTTCTGATTGtgtgaataatattttaatattgaaaatatgtttttattgcaTGTTACAAGTTAGGGTTTAAATGACTGAAATACATTACTTATGTTGTCCTGAACCCTATTTAGGTTCATTTACTTTCAGTCATATTTCTTCTTTAAATCGatcgtgtttttttttcttcatatcgGCAACGATAGCTTTTTCACTATCAGACAAAATACACAACTTTTTTATTCTGTACCCAATATGAATTAGCATTTCGAAGCACCTACTCCATTTGTGTAGTGGAGAGAGTCCTATAGCTGTAGGCTTCTTCACTTAACTTAACTTAACTTAACATACATCGCAGGCTAGTTCAATGTAGGTAATTAAACCAGCCGAATAAACAGCTTCAAAAGTTGTATTTTGATATGGAGTCCATGTTACGTGTACCTACACTTATGAATACTTATTCTCACACTGGTAATATTCCCTTTTCCAATACAGACGCGCCATGGAAAGGTTTTCTCTTCGTCAAGTTCGTGCGATTGCGGTACATTAATGTGTCAATGaatgcatttattttaaaacggcACGTATACGGACATTTAAATCGCTTCCTATATGCAATGTCGCAAATTGTCGCAGCCAAATTTGGTATTAACGTAAAGCTCAAGCTTTGCTCgaaatattaatgtcaaaatTAGCGCGCGAATCGACGCGAATCCAAACTATTTTAGtagttttacttaaaatatacgattttttggtatttttttgcTATATTTGGTGCCTTTTAACCCCAAAATAAAGCAATAAtggaaattttaattttactgcCTAATATGATTAATAACAGACAACAATTCTATGCAGTATCAAATCCATTgcttttttctagaaaaaataacagcgaatttatcaaaactgttgtttttgctCATTTTAAGTGAAATGTCATGGTTTATTCAAGTTTCCATGGTTACAAGACactattaaaaattacaaaatataaaatgattaGTGGATTTGTATAATTTAAGATGTCTTCTCCTAattcaatattaaaaagtttGGATTGTCACATTTACCATTTTGGACTTTTGGCACACTTTGAATTGATTCTGGCCCGCTGTGCGCCGGTAAATTATGCACGGTATTGTTGACTGCTGGTTAATTTTGCGCTGCAGTCTGTCAATTTACATATGCCTATAGTTTTTTCCAATCTTGGACTTCTATAACGTTAATagttaatatataatatgatgaaatgggatctaaattttaattagtggcagaaaaaaacatttagtatgaaatttaGGGTGTTGCCCGGGCAACTGGGGCAACACCCCTGCGTCTGCCCCTGGTATATGATATCTTGTGATTGTTTGGATCAATGACATTATCAGAATATTGTAACACTgtgataaatattaataatacagggGCGGACGCAGGGGGGTTGGCCCAGTTGCccgggcaacacccttaatttcatgCTAGTCCAGTTTTGGAAGAGCCTATGTAAATTGACAGACTGCAGCGTAAAATTGACCAGCATTACAATACCGCGCACAATTTATCGCCGGctgtattttgttgttgatatatTTCTGAATATGCtcagaatgaatttctgactGTTTGGATTGCTTGTGTGCATCATGAGAAGGTACGAAAGGCCACTACACACTGTGTTCGTGGAAAACCCTGTCATATGGGTCGttgatttgtccataattattgcattttgCCGGGGATTCCCCATCATTTAAGCATTTCcgtagtaccctatttatcttctGGGCCAAATTTCCATATAATAGTAATTACAGACGCTCcaaactttgaaataacagtgtTTAACTGCTTCTTTTTGCAAATTtcaatcatatttttatttctgaaGCAACACTGTTGTacagtttatagtggataaatgaaaatgaattttgggTATTGTGGTTTTACTGACTTATtgatcaaaataatacaattgaacgttttgctcaatatatttatagcagtagcttcatattttttgtctaattttttaaaattattaattgataataataattaatttgtatttattttttataattgccAGAATTTATTAGCTTACCGGAAGTACCTTCGTCGGAGACTTCCTGTGACGTTAAAAATGTCACGTGTGTTTTACCGGCAGAAAAAATAGGCTGATACGATGGTGGTATTGTTGTTTGGTAGCCCGATATACAGTGTAATTTCCGGCTAATTATAGGTGCCATTTATtgtgaattttacgtgcgagattaccatttccggccatctaggggtgtcttttaacaaaattcgcttctcAAAAACTTGTTGTTTACGGTCCTGGACTTGTGAGCAACCCCCTTAAAATAGTTCTGCGATCGCCCCTGTAATATACCATGTTGTACTCTAGGGTTTTTATTTCTGCTGTGTGGGGAAAGAAATCAAATTCCAGTGAGCAAACACAACCTCGCCTTGTATATCATCTTGTTCTGTTGCATGGGATATCTGGTCTCACACACCAAACCTTAAATGGTCCAATCTGATCAAATCAATGTTGAAGGATTCCTGAAccacaatttaaaaatatatactgtatgtattgatCACATAATTAAATGATACAATGCATCATATTCattgttataaattattttattatttatttttaaataattaacaattaaacaCTTACAGCCATATCAGTTCTATCAAACTATCAATTACATTGGCTGGCAATACTTATTTTGTTCCAGCCCAATATACcctaaaaagaaaatgaagCTAATGGTAGCTTGACAGTCAAGATGTGTGTACGTTTAACTTTTACTTATGTCTGAAgttgtttatataaataaatgtgtatataattagattaagtaaattatataattctCTTTTACTTAAAGAACTGCCTTGATATTTTTTCATATTCATTGAATCAGTTTAAGAAGTTTTAAGTTTATCATAATGTTCAAATGCTAGGTGTACCTTATTATTTAGGCATTTGTTCTTGTATTTGTATCcgttttgttttgtatgttaaCCCTCCTGTTATTGGCAAATTTTTTGTTGCTGTTGGTTGGGTTttgaaataaagtaaataaataaatataataaataatataaaatatataaaaaccaAATATGTGAATTAGATAATTAGATATTCAAGAAACTaaagtgataataatatttattaatccCTACCACAAATAATTGCtgatacataataaaataaatattaatgctTATACATCAATTCATTTCCTGTTACAATTGGTCAAAATATATATTCCGAGTTTAATTTTCAGACCAATATCTTTGTTGACAGACCAAAGGGTTACAGAGATACTGTAGGGCAATTTGGGTGCCATTTTTAAATGTGGCTGTGAAAATGTgttacatttttgttatttgtgtaAAATCAAGTTAAGTTTCACTTTGGGCAAGAGttttgcctaaggatacaagtaattcggcgagagttggattcaaacTCACAATCTCACATCCTGACATTAATGGATCAGACATGTCTAAAATAcaagaaatattaatattttctagACCTGGAAAGTTTAATTTCTGAAATAGAAAAGTGGACAAAAACTAGATTTTTGTGTACATTCCTaagttttgatttgattttgttttttttgctcTTGATTTtagttcttttatttatttttatcttgaAGATGTGTGGTTGACACCAGCTCCATACTATGGGGGCCTACTTACAGACTCTTGTCTCAGAGCCAAAGTTGACATCTTCCCTGTTCATCTGTATTCAAAAGTGAGTTAAAATTGATAGTGGGGATCAAGATTTATTGTATTCTCTTTCATTCAGATTAAATCATGTTTTCGAAATactgaataaatttaaatgatatcaCCTTTATTACAGATAGAAGAAAATGAAACTCAACAGTATGAACTAACACCTGAAAAACTTGAGAAATGTTTAAAAGATgccaggtcaaaggtcagttgGTTTACATTATATCCACCAATAGAAAGTAGTCATCCAATCAGTAAATCAATCAGTGCCTACATTTCGGCTCCCTTGACCCTGACCACTCTCTTGGCTCCGGCCGCTCTCTTGACCCAGGCCACTATCTTGGCTTTGCCCACTAGCTctcttacgcccgtattcttaaaccggactttagttgtagttcgaagttcgacttgaaaaactcatagttcgagctattactgtacttcaaattcgattaaaaaacgaagtagtcgaagtttgcagttcgacttaatgaagtcgagcttttagtcgagttgcacacgtctgggtaacaaaggctatacattggccaatgacaagagagtatttgaggagcagacgataTTTTGCGCactgatatcactttccattttcttacaacactttttacgcatcaggactatatacatgaaaaataattttaatcgttaattattagaacaagatcagtattaatttaacagtgaagtacttttgattaacaacaaacaaaatcttcgaaatattatatttaggaaccatggcggtacggtaactttcatattttttaggcctccaacaaagtatgattgCGACGAACCACGACTTGCGctaagaaaataatgtaatttgtatacagcggttgtaaataaagatgattttcattattataacatataccaatgtatatttaattaagctaatataaaaatagatatttcattcttcaactcaacaactcaatgactgttacgtttttcataaacatcgtttaaaaaccatttagtcaaccatttagcctgccccctccaggactaaaaaaatcgatcaaaatccgttttgatttagtcgaggttggcctgaattagtcggcgatttagttgaagttcggtttatgaattaaaatgacgtcatttttaaagttttagctcgaactacgactaaagtccggtttaagaatacgggcgttagccCCGGCCACTCTCTTTACCAGGGCCAGGCCACTTTTTGGACCCGGGCCAATCTTTATTCTGGCCCCTCTCTTGGCTTTGGTCACTGTATTATAGATATaagattttattttaactttttttctgTAAATACTCTCTAATATTGCCTAAAACCATCCTCACTTCTCTTTTCAGGATTTGAATGTACGTGGTCTTTTCCTCATGAATCCTCAAAATCCTCTTGGTATCATTTATTCAAAAGAAGTTATCAGTGCTTGTCTTAAGTTCTGTAATAAGTATGTTATACTAATAATGAAACTTTTTGGGTGTGAGTTTAGTATAAAATAGCTAATGTGTCTCTTGTGACCGTAGCCCAGAATGGTCCTTATTTGACCAATACCAATTTTGCTTCAAACACTTTCACAGATGTTGCACTTACTAAATCATGTAGCAATGTATTCTAATGATTGATTATTCtcaaactacaaaaaaaaaatgttttctcagTTCCAATCCCTTCTTCACTGCAGGCTTATATATTTTCAAAGTATGTCTATGGGTAATTATATAGGGTACAAAATATTGAAGATCTTGTATCCACATAcactttttaaacaataatattaataataatgtattcatttataataaacatttttattggtcATTAGAGTTTTGCTAGGTGATGTGAAAGGgatatgttaattaatattaatattctggATCTATGTAGCACCTTTTGTGAGACCTCTAAGCACTGTGCATAAAAATTGAGAATTGATATGTTGATAAAGGTGCATCCAAATTATAGTCTTCTTACTTTTTGACAGGCATTCACTTCATATTATATTTGATGAGATTTACCTGACTGGTGGTTTTGTTGAAGATGTCCAAACCACCAGCATCCTTCAGTTCAAACCAGAAGATATACCAGACCCTGAAAGAACACATTTTATCTGGGGCTTTAGTAAGGTAAAGTAAAGTACTAAGTGCTATTTAGGTGTACAAGAAAGTAAAAAATTATCAGATAATTTGAGAATTCAACCACGTTTTTAACCACATACAAAATTCCATCCCTtgtaatatactttttgtatctAAGCGATGCAAGAAACATGAATTATTTGTTAGTTATATTTCGCAAACTTATTGAGTTTGCATTAGGTGTGATATAAGAATTTACCTGACTACATTTCACTAATACAAACAAGCCTTTTGTGTAGCCAAATGGTTTTGCATGTCGATCCatggggttcgaatcccatgagcaacttctttcatactttatagtgagacagattatttagagggttaggttaaattatatttaaggAGTCGGCTATCTTGTAATTCTTtcacataaaaaataatgaataattgatGATTTCTGCATCGCTTACCTACGAGAAAAAAATTTGCATCCCTGGAAAGAAAAGTTTAAATGACATAAAATCTTaatccttttatttaatttcgaTTATATGAGATCCCGCCCACACATGCACATCTATACGctcattattttcaattatatcCATCTTAATTGTTACATAGGATTTTGCGATGTCAGGGATGCGTGTTGGTTTGTACTATGGTTTTTCAGATGTTGTCCGCAAGCAGATTTTAAGTCAATGTCGTTTTACCCAGATACCTGGATTTATCCAAATTATGCTGTCCAAGATGTTAAAAGATGAAGGTAAACCTCACTCGCTCTGGTGGTAGGATAAGGATTATTAACCGTACTGTAGGTctgtgtacacatctggctcatgtgcactttaaagaacctagtacatctttcgggGGTTACCCCGGTCACACACAGACAGTTATCATAACTCATcatgagggccccttgattgtgaGCATACGCTGTTCAgagtcaccctctataaataaggttgaataaaaaaaattaacaaaatgatctataaaaataatggcattgttttttatcacatcaCTACATCACATTCAGATTCTGTTTGTCATGCTACAACTTCAggccattttgtttaattttgatgaATTATTGAAagaatagttttaaaattatcactgtttttggtaaaattatttttcagattGGGTAGACAATGTGTACTATCCAACCAATCAGAAGAGGTTGAAAGAAGGTTATGAAATTGTGACCCGGGAACTTAAATCTATAGGTGTCCCGTATTTAGAGGCGTGCAGTGGTCTTTATGTCTATTGTGATTTTAGGAAGGTAcatacactttgatattttacaatttttgtacTCAATTTATACATGCATTTTCTCTTTCCCTGTTACcttcactcgctccatggttctggtggtgaAACAAGTGTTTCGGATAAAGaatataaactgtaggtcccgTGCACACATCTaaccagtataaataaataataacaaacacgCTCATTATGATTAAAATTCTTTGTCTTTACTAGTTCCTTAAGGAAAACACCATAGAAATGGAAGAGGATCTGTGGATGAAATTCATTGCAGCTGGTGTTTACATCTGCCCAAGTCAAGCTTTTTTTAGTGACGAATTTGGCTGGTTCCGTGTTATTTTTGCAGATGAAAAAGTTAAGCTTGAATTAAGTAAGTAAGCTTGACTCCtattagatttaaaaaataggAGTTTGGACTGCTGACGTTAGAGTAATCTTGGTCTGGCTGAATTTCattcttttgtgttttgttaattaaaatatctcATGCCAAGTTGAGTGCACAACATGACATTATTTTCTCCCACAAACTTTAAGGGCATTAAGTAATGTCTTCCTTCTTTTAAACCCATACCAccttctgtctacactatcaaactagtttgacaaaaaaagtgtgatgtgcccaaatatggtaatgaaattacatcatcatgtgcatatatgggcacatcacattatttgtcacataaagtttgacagagctttcttacaaacttttaaacaaaCACAATAAAGTTAAATTGAAACACTTTCCCAAGAACACTCTGAATAACAGATTATTGcatattaatttacattatttaaaatgattattattagtattatgatTATTCATATGATTTATTTTCAGGTATGGAGCGTATAAAGAAAGTTTGTTCTGAACTTCAACGAGGCTAAACCTACacatcacatgattataaaacaaCTCAAGAATCAAAATGTTTTAAGTGTAAAAAGTACTATCGATTGTATGATAATTTTAATATGgtcttttaaaatagttttgcgTCAGAGAGTTAATTCGTCATTTGCTTGAGATATTTGCCATACTCTGTGGTAGTACTGAACCTATTGGGGAATactttaaaaaagtaattttcAGCATGTGATGATTTCTAGAGTTAGAATATAGGCCAAGCAGGCAGAATGTACTGCTCCAACAGATATGATAATTTTATAGCTTCGGTActggcatgaattttaaatataatatttggttaattgtacataaatcaaatatgtgtaacatgaaaaaacatgaatttcccttaaaatggttaaatataaaatttggaaaaattctgctataaaaaccagaGTTTTTttagtagttaggtagtttcagataatgtaataacatgcctggtgactccctagaaagtgaaaaaagatggtgggtATACGGTGGATATTTTTGTCTATAGCACAAATTacaaatctgaagttgaataaaaacaccaaaaacgttaaaaaaaagtaatatagttagtagtaagttagtattagtagtatatataatatattatattatattacctatatttagtcatctgatataATTTTTctcacaccgtttatttttcatagtatttaaaaatgcctctctattaaCAACATTTGTgcacaaaagaatagagattttactgtgtaatttgaactatcccccgactgataagaaagtgcttattttcaacaagatcgtgtaacaaaataaaatcccCAAAACTAGGAAAC
Encoded proteins:
- the LOC140054276 gene encoding 1-aminocyclopropane-1-carboxylate synthase-like protein 1; the encoded protein is MSVLSKSGLYIQEIADKDFLVKGFQEVAKNPYHKDNNPKGIINLGTAENKLMYDVLSKKLAEPDLHIWRKDMLMYSNIAGYYEFRETIAEFLTKRTNAVTPLDPNKMAVMNGCGSVIETIAFAVSDAGDVWLTPAPYYGGLLTDSCLRAKVDIFPVHLYSKIEENETQQYELTPEKLEKCLKDARSKDLNVRGLFLMNPQNPLGIIYSKEVISACLKFCNKHSLHIIFDEIYLTGGFVEDVQTTSILQFKPEDIPDPERTHFIWGFSKDFAMSGMRVGLYYGFSDVVRKQILSQCRFTQIPGFIQIMLSKMLKDEDWVDNVYYPTNQKRLKEGYEIVTRELKSIGVPYLEACSGLYVYCDFRKFLKENTIEMEEDLWMKFIAAGVYICPSQAFFSDEFGWFRVIFADEKVKLELSMERIKKVCSELQRG